TCTCAAAAAGAACAGGGTGATCTGAGGAGGGAAGCCATGAATGAACCTCCACCCCTGGTCTCCATAGAACCCAtagcagaaaacaacagcacTATTGAACAAAATGGGGGAGGTTGTAAGGTTAGTGGTGCTTCTTATCCCAGGCAAATCTGCTTCCTTTCCTTCCTAATAAAGTAGAGTAAAGCATTCCAGATAGTAGTGCTGAATGAATTATAAATGAGCATTTATAATTATGACTCATTTCTCTAATGAGTTtaatagtttttattattattggaaaagaTCTGATATTGCAACACATTGTGCTATTTATAATATTTTGAGCAGcgttctgtgttgttttttcttttctattgtaCTCCTGAATGATTGGCAATGGCCTTTGGCTTAGCAATAAAGGGGAGCTGAACCATCAAATATCAACTGGTACCACCCAAATGGGAGACAGTAAAAATTGTATTAACTTCCTAAGTATTTGAGGCAAATTTTAAAGCAAAGCAGCTATCAGACATAGGGCTGCaaattaattgttttaaaatgtggggggggggttaaattatTTGTAAATGTATTGCTTTGCTACTTTGCTGCCCTGTGTTCATTTGGAAGGAAGGGTGTGtcagaaatttattttaaataataacaacCAATTAAACAATATAGGCTCAGCCTAGATAAAAGCCGTAGCAGCGTGTGTGATGGGGGGGAGCTGTCCTCCTGACACCATCATTAGTGCTGCTAAATGGAACTAGGGCTGAGCTGGGATGGTGCGGGTGTAACAGTGGAAGCACTGGATTGCCTCTGACAACTCTTCCACTGCATCCATATGACCCAAAACATAGCAAGACTTGAGTGTAGCTAAGATGTCTAGTTACTGTGTGCACTTTTTTAAACACTGCATTCTGTGTTCCTACTTTGAAAACAAGGCTATAACAGATATCACGGCTCAAGAATGccccttattaaaaaaaaaaaaaagatgaattgGGTATATTAAAATAATTGTTGACTCCTGACAAATTATAAAACGACAAAGGCAAATCATAAGCTTCAACGGGTATTTTTTGGAAACTACTGATATTGGAAAATGACACCCacagccattaatttcagttaggCTGACTTTTCTTCCATGGCATGTTCATATTTGTTCACTGACATATGTCCCATTATTCAGCCACAGATGTGAGTCAATCTGTCTTGACTTCCAGCTGTGGGTGTCATGGGCTGAGGCAGTCCTATGACTGCTGATGACACACTTGTATAGCTCAGCTGTTTACATGCTGGGCTTGAGAAGCTGCTCACAGcacaaaaacatacaaataatgcCAGACCTCATAGATACCTGCACTTGCCACCAACATTTATAAGAACACCCTAGTGCGTGGCACCCACAGTTGAAAATAAGGAAGTAATAGATAAAAGCGGTAGCTACAATGAGCAGATAGACTAAGAATGGTACCAGGAAGCTAGTGAAACTTCTGGCATTGAGCAATAATTTTCCCTAAGGGGTGTACCACCAAACCCGGTGCCCAACCCAAATAAAAGCATTTGGTCTGGGAGGAAAACTCAGTAGTGGCTCATAACCCCTCTTAAAAGTTAGCAACTTAAATAATTTTTACATTCAGCTGGTAAGTTCCATATTACATCTCATAAAGATGAGTATAGACTTGAGATTGTTTCTGTTGCATCTACTTGGTTTTGGAGTATGCAGCCCAAGCTTTCAAAGAAACATGATTTTGAGAAAATATTGACCAGGCGCCCTAAGTCGCCTTGCAAACACAAAACAGTACCCTCCTTGAAATGAAAATCATTGTTATAATCTATATTTTTCATAATCAAGGTAGGAACATATGCACTGGAAATTATTTTTGTTTGGGAAGTTATTTTATATCTGAAGCAGTCTTAAATGCTCCACTTTAGTTTGTTTTCTCTCTCACTAATAGAATAGATCATGTTGATCTAATCACGATAAGTAAATGTTTTCATGTCATACCAGTTGCCTCATTTGAGGGCTGTTAACCTGCAAGTTCTCCAGATGCACAGTATGTGTAGATATGACAATCTTACCCCTGGCGTCCACATGTTGAGTGGATTGTGGCAAAGGAGACTACCTGATTGGGGTTTTATTTGACCAAGGACCAGACATGTGTACAACTGCAGCACATGGGCTCCTTTTAAAGTGGTCTGCTGAATGTGTGGACAACAGGGGGCAACTTTACCTTTCCCCTTCATGCACGTATCATAGAGTGCTTGAAGTAAACatctctttgcccccccccccatattgtacAATATTTATATACCTGTATCTGATAAATTTTGTAAAATAACTTCCTTACAAAGACTGAAATGTAGTACCAGTAGCTTTCAGGAAAATTTCTCATGCTTTTATTTatatgtaatttatttttataaattcaAAATTGTATATCCTTTTGGATTGTTTGATGTTTTGGGATAAACCTGTAATTCCACATGTAAATAATGTATTTTATATGAATTCATACATGGGTTCTCTATTGCCTAACCGCCCCCTCCCAACATTTATGTAGAAGTATGTGCATTTTCAAATGGATAGGCATATGTTTAAGAGAAAAGAGCTTACCTTGACTCATTCCAGTCTGCTCCCTGAACACTGTGTAAACAGATGCAAATGTGGGCAGTTCAATGTCATCCAAGGGTTTGACATTTCAGGTTATAAGAAAAAGGATTAAGGGAATAATGAGTTTTCCAGTATCAAAACCACTGTCAAAAAAAGAGATGGGAGAATTGTTCTCTTTGAAAGAAAGATAAATTCACCTTGCAGAGAAGCAAATGTAGGTTGGAAATTGCCATAGAATTTATCAAAtgcatttcaaaatgaaacagTATGAGTTCCCTTTTCAGGTGTAATTCTGAGCTTCAAACCCCATCCAGAATTTTAAGATGTAATGGGGAATTAGTTTGGCATATTCCTTAATGCTCACACTGTGGATTTCCTTGCATTGTATACAGGCAAGCTGAGCAATATATGGAAGCAATGTGACCATTGAGACATACAAAGATTCAGCACTAGATCTTTTGGAATGGGTTTCCTTGATGACTTGAGCATGATGCTAATCTGACAATATTTAGTTCTATACATGTTACAGCTATCATCTATCTGATTTTATCCTCATAGAATCATCGAGTTGATGTCATACCAGTTTAAGCAAAATGTAATGGCTTCTCACAGAAGCTGATGTATTGGCAATCCTGCCAATATGGAATCCAAAATGCACTGAATTAATTCATAGGTTGAAAACAAAGCAACAGTGGTGTTGCTTCCACTGCAAAGCTatttcccactacagtggtacctcggtttaagaacagccctgtttacgaacttttcagtttacgaactccgcaaaactggaagtagtgtcccggtttgcgaactttacctcggtttacaaacagaacccgaatggtggaagggcactggcggtgggaggcctcataaGGGAAAGAGTGCCTcgatttaagaacagtttcgatttaagaacggacttccggaaccgattaagttcgtaaacagaggtaccactgtacaaccatttCTTTGTGCAGTCTGGCAATTTCTCTAAGCTTTTGTTACACTCTTCCTCTATGCACTAGGTTGTAACTTGTAACTTTTTATGAGATGATATATTCTACAGACATGAGATACATTTTAGCTTTCTATTTACAGTGGACTGTGAcaaaaacaaattcctgttttccaCCTACCAAAGAGCTGGTGTGCTTTGCctacttaatatttttaaaatatcttccCAAGTTTGGTGGGACCATTGTATGTTCattcttcccagaagcctttgggcCAACCTAAAACCTGCATTGCACCTAGCAGAGCCTAATCATAATATCTGCTGCTACCTCCGACCACCACGGCTGTCCAATGGGACCTGGGCCAAATCAGTGTGCGCCCCATCCCATTGCCTTAATCTCCCCACTGTCTCTGCCCACTTTCTCTACCCTGGCtttcccccattatgtttttttttttttgaataaatttttattagttttccataagtaaaaaagaaacaaagcataaacataaacataaacaaacacaaaatcgacttccccgtaccaccccttttctgcattcttgtttcaagatttttcagcaaccctttcgtaataaacttgtttgtATTTCATAAATTTGACTTCttataagttattaatacaactgtagttctttatctcttatcaccctgagcccctaattttccaaattacaacagtttttaagataaactttgaatttgttccaatcttcgtccaccgcctctttcccccggtctcggattctgccagtcatctctgccagtcccatatagtcaatcaccttcgtctgccattcttccaacatgggtaaatcttgcgtcttccaatactttgctagaagaattcttgctgctgttgtggcgtacataaaaaatgtcctatccttctttggcaccatttggcccaccatgcccaagaggaaggcttctggttttttaataaaggttctcttcagaacttttttaatttcattatagatcatttcccagaaagccttaatcttcgggcaggtccaccaaaggtgataaaaggttccctccgtttcattgcatttccaacacttattgttgggcaaatgatagatctttgctaacttggccggagtcatgtaccacctgtagatcattttcataatgttttctcttaaggcattacatgccgtgaatttaacacctgtggtccataactgctcccagtcagcaagctcaatgtcatgccccatatcctgtgcccatttaatcatgctagatttcaccatttcatcttgagtattccatttcaacagcaagttgtacattcttgataaatttttagtattgggttctaacagttctgtttctagttttgacttctccacttggaagcctttctttctttcccccattaTGCTGCTGCTTTAGTGGTGACAGcttctctcctttctctcctcaatggttcatttctttctttctttttgtgcaCCTGGACCCTCCCTGCCATGCTCCAGGAAAGGATGTGGAGAGCTTTCTGGGGTGGGAATTAGAAGGGCCAGCCAGGAACTGGGCTGCTGACCATCGTTGCAGGTGTAGGGTGTGGGGGGACGGGAAGGCAGGGCATGAGGTGGTTGCCCCTAAGGAAAAACCCCAGCACCGTTCCTTGGGCACAGTTTTGCCTGCATTCTGTCTTGAGTCTGTGACTGGACACAGATTCCATGGCTCCACCACCAGCCAATTTCTCTCAGCCATCTCCATTTGTTTATAACAACCTGAAAAAGAGGTCAGGATAATTTGAAAGCTTGCACACTGTTTGGTGACATTTTGGTTAGCCTAAAAAAAGGTATTGCCCTAATAAGAATTTTGAAAGGTTATTCTTTACTTAAAGATCCTTAAATGTTCATGAATTAGAATCTCCTTCTGATAAAGTGAACTCTTATCCTCCAAAGCTTATGCCATGATTAGTTTACTAGTCTATGAAGTGCCATAGAACTCAGCTTGTAGAAGTCTTGTGTTGGGAAGCTTTCTTGCATTTGTCAGCTTATCAAAGTAACAGCCAAACTTTCTAAATCTAACTCCCACAAGTTATTTGTATAATTTTGCTTTAAATGTTAATAAAGTTATTACAGAAATAAGTAGCTGTCTTTTAACAATGTAGGAGAAACTGTATCAAAGACATGCTGGTAATTTCAAAAACAGTTTTATTGAGTCTGAGGAAAGAGATTTCTGCAACATCAAATCATTTTAGAATGATTACAGTTTCATTTATGTATTTTCTAGAGCACACAAATGCTGGTAATATAAAGCAAATAACATGCACCCATAAGGATAACATTCTTCAGTTTCCAAGCACAACAGCCCAGCTTTGTATGGGAGCTCTATGAGATAACATAAAGTAGGTTTATGGAAAGTACAGAAATAAATCTACTCAAACTGTAACCAAAGGCTCTGTGATTACAAATAGGTGGATAATGAAGAAAACACAATAAGCTTAACatccaggtaagaaaaaaaatgacattttaagTGGATGGATATGAATTTGCCTTCTGTAAAAGTTTTAAAAGCATGGGACTTGAGCATTGAAGACTAAAAGGGAATACATGTTTAAGAATTATGTACTGAAGTGGCAGTTGCTTTCAATGAAACATTAATTTGAAGCAGAATCAAACTAAAACCAGATGGTGTTGCTGCTAGTTGGAGTTGAGGCTAAGTACTGCTGTTTTATAATGGAtgtatgattttattttgtttttagattatagtactgtttatactgtatgttgtgttgtaaaccaccctttgCTCCAGTGGAAGAGCTGGGTACAAAAACtctgaaataaataatagaatgaaTAAAAATACTCGTTGTAGTTTCATTATAATGCTAAGTATAGTATGATGTTTATCAAATGTTGCAGCCTAGTATGTAAGAGATTAAGTATGCCAACTCTTGATTCAAATGCAGATAGACTTGCATTGACACTGGCagggtgatttttaaaatgtttccacATTCAGGTCAAAAAAATATACCTTTTGCTTTTAGGAGTAAGAAATGCTACTGCCCGATCACAGCTACACTAAAATCCTGGATATCTGAATTATTTTTGAGAGGTAGGAATCACTTCTCTGTTTAACTGAATAGATTCACTTTCTTAAATGTTAGTCAATGCTTAACTGTCCCCTTCGCTGACAGCAGctaacagcaaagttaggaataAAAATGTATCTTTTGGGGGCAAGGGAGACCAGGCAATAATTTCCCACATGTGCTTGATAAACTGAATGACAAATAGACTACCTTATGTGCTTTAGAGGGGCTTTTATGGGCTGAGTAAGAGTTTTATTCATCAGTTAATTTCATTAATCTGATGAAATAGGCTTGCACTATAATAGTTCTACCTGTTCCATCACTCTTTTCAGTGCACTAGATGAGTATTGCAGAATCAAAAGTGCTGGCTGTAAGACCTTCAGGTGTGTTTCCATGACTGAGGCTAAGATGGGTATATTATAGCACTCCACTTTAGGCAATGGATCATGGCGGTAAGTGTAGCAATCAGTGGATTTCCAGTATATTATACTTCGTGTATTCATGGGATAGTGGCACTATGGTATCCAGAACAATAATTTTTTTGCATAGATTAGGTCAGAGATGGGGAGCTTGTGGTCCTCCAAATATTTTGTTTGattcccagttcccatcagcgctgcaagcatgaccagtggtcagggaatatGGGAGTTAAGAGTACAACTACTTCTGGAAAGCCACAGTAAAAGTTCTATTTGATGTCCAGGTGTAACTCTCTCAACTCCCATAGCATCATAAGAATTCCCAACCCCGAGAAGCAGATTGGGTGAGCAAGGAGCACTGCAAAGAGAAGCGGAATATGGAAAAGCCCCGTTCCATAAACATGAACTCTGATCACAGCCAGTTCTCTTTATGCCGCAATTTGCATTCCTATGGCCTTTCTAAACTCAGACTTTTGTGGTTCTAAGATATCATAAAAAACTCTACTTTTATCAAAGCTATCTCTGATGAAGAGCAGATCTTCTACGGAATAGTCATCATGTTTTCCTGTCCAAATTGTCAGAGTGTATCTGGAATGAAAGTCACCAAAACTTTGGTTTAATTTCATAGAAGTCTACATAAAACTTAAGCAAATAACATTAATATTAAAATTTAAGATGGGCAGAATCCATTATTAAAATGATAGAAGTGTCTCTGCTAATATTTTCTCAACATCATTGCACAGCTCCTTCCTCTAGCACACCAGCATCATGGTTGACTTGCATTAAGTCCAAGTTCCTTTTTATGTCCAAACTGGGGAATTCCAACAATGCCAGAAAAAAATACCAGGTATTTCTTTGCATTTattgaagttgccttatacaatCATTCCATTCTGTCAACAGTTTTTAAGCATATGTGCACAAGCTCATTACTTTTTGTTCAAGTATGTCCATCATTAATAATACCaacacaagaagctgctttaTGCCAAGTCTGCCCCTTCGTCCATCTAGCCTACTGTCTACActcactctccagggtttcagatgggggcaATTTTCATCCCTACCTTGAGAAACCAGGGACTGAACCCAAGAACTTCTACACGCAAAGCAAATTGTTCTACAATTGAGCCACAACCCTTCTCTTTAATACTTAAACGTTGAACTATATACCTGACACActgatttaaaaaatgaatgggtAGTTAACAAGCATTAATGCTAAGCTATTGGTGTACAGAAGCTTTCCATTCAGTTCTATGAGGGAGAAATGCTCAATGGACAATGAACAtactgttacatgccaccccaatctcccagTTGGTCTCCAATATCCAAATCACCCCAATTGATGTTAACTATACCTGTTTGACTGCTGTAATAACCACAGTAGTTCAGGTACTGACTGACGGACCAAAGCAGCTCGAACAGGAAATGTTATTGGCTGAGTAAGATCTCTACATATCTTGGCCATCTCTTGCACCATTGCTAAACTATagcctaaaaaaataataataacaaaacacaTAATTCTTTCAAGAACTTATTTTGCCATCTCAGCAGCATGCATGGGTTTTTTAAAGTTACAACCACAAAATATTAATGATCAGAAATAATTTTTCAGGAACTAGGCACCAGGGGAAGAGACAATGAGCACCAAGCTGTGAAATGAGCTCATAAATCTTAAATCCAGACTCAAATTCCTGTTGGCTTCAGAGCATACAAACCTGGAACAACATTTATTTTCAAATAGCTGGGAAAACAGGTTTCATAATGTGTTGTGTGTACAGGCATATGGAAGATAAGAGTCCTGGATTTTAACATGACCCAGGCACACTCCACATGTTACAGTAATTCACAGTAAGTTACTTTCACTTAATTTAAGCAGGCAGCTCCGCATGCTCATTCTTTTGTACACACAGAGCAGCTTTCCTAATGTTATTTAATGGGGAGAAAGCATAACAGCATCAGAGGTCCCAAACATGAAAGGAGCAGATAGAAAACTAGGATGACCAAGTACAAGGAAAcacaaattaaaatttaaaatagaaaCTATGTCAATGATAACAGCTTGACATAATTTCCTAGAATGCATACTGTTAGGTAAATTAACTGCATGATATTGTATCTTGCAAAGTATTAGGTGGATGAATTCTTGCGAAGCATTCCAATATTCATCTTACCTTTATTGCATTTTAGATTAATCCACCCAGTTGTCCATCCTAATGACAAAGTTACATCTGGAAAAAAGGTTATCACAGTGTCTAGAAACCCCTTTGCATCTACTACACAATTACTTCCATTTGGTCCAGGAAGGATGTCTGCATTAATCCAAACCGGTTGCCTGAGTTTTATGTCTCCAAGAAGCTTCATTGATGGATTAACAGCTGCTAGGCTGTAAAGACAGAACAAGAAGTAATCTGGATAcatcttagtaaaggtaaagaaactcctgacagttaagtccagtcacgaacgactctggggttgcagcgctcatcttgctttacaagccgagggagctggcgtttgtccgctccacagacagtttttctgggtcatgtggtcagcatgactaagccgcttctggcgcaacggaacactgacaccagagcagtgcaaggaaacaccgtttaccttcccgccagagtggtacctattaatctacttgcacttttggcatgctttcaaactgctaggttggcaggagctgggaccgagcaatgggagctcaccccgtcatggggattcgaagcgccaaccttttgatcagcaagcccaaggctcagtggtttagaccacagcg
This genomic stretch from Podarcis muralis chromosome 11, rPodMur119.hap1.1, whole genome shotgun sequence harbors:
- the FAM151B gene encoding protein FAM151B isoform X4, with translation MTEAIQSPAHMIEADVLLCEEEGSGEPIMAHPPETSSDNTLKEWLNEIKNTSKGIKLDFKSLAAVNPSMKLLGDIKLRQPVWINADILPGPNGSNCVVDAKGFLDTVITFFPDVTLSLGWTTGWINLKCNKGYSLAMVQEMAKICRDLTQPITFPVRAALVRQSVPELLWLLQQSNRYTLTIWTGKHDDYSVEDLLFIRDSFDKSRVFYDILEPQKSEFRKAIGMQIAA
- the FAM151B gene encoding protein FAM151B isoform X1, producing the protein MFLSEDFLPATMHCGFSSFLHAHAWLVAPARMRSRAGVLVQILTFCSLYINHCSPLWSACVGCWSENILDYFLNAKQIKTRDGAEIIWYHRANNKLQMTEAIQSPAHMIEADVLLCEEEGSGEPIMAHPPETSSDNTLKEWLNEIKNTSKGIKLDFKSLAAVNPSMKLLGDIKLRQPVWINADILPGPNGSNCVVDAKGFLDTVITFFPDVTLSLGWTTGWINLKCNKGYSLAMVQEMAKICRDLTQPITFPVRAALVRQSVPELLWLLQQSNRYTLTIWTGKHDDYSVEDLLFIRDSFDKSRVFYDILEPQKSEFRKAIGMQIAA
- the FAM151B gene encoding protein FAM151B isoform X2, translating into MEAREPGCWSENILDYFLNAKQIKTRDGAEIIWYHRANNKLQMTEAIQSPAHMIEADVLLCEEEGSGEPIMAHPPETSSDNTLKEWLNEIKNTSKGIKLDFKSLAAVNPSMKLLGDIKLRQPVWINADILPGPNGSNCVVDAKGFLDTVITFFPDVTLSLGWTTGWINLKCNKGYSLAMVQEMAKICRDLTQPITFPVRAALVRQSVPELLWLLQQSNRYTLTIWTGKHDDYSVEDLLFIRDSFDKSRVFYDILEPQKSEFRKAIGMQIAA
- the FAM151B gene encoding protein FAM151B isoform X5, translated to MIEADVLLCEEEGSGEPIMAHPPETSSDNTLKEWLNEIKNTSKGIKLDFKSLAAVNPSMKLLGDIKLRQPVWINADILPGPNGSNCVVDAKGFLDTVITFFPDVTLSLGWTTGWINLKCNKGYSLAMVQEMAKICRDLTQPITFPVRAALVRQSVPELLWLLQQSNRYTLTIWTGKHDDYSVEDLLFIRDSFDKSRVFYDILEPQKSEFRKAIGMQIAA